GCCCACCGCGCGGTTTGTCTCTCAGTTCGCTCATTTCCGGAGGACCCCACCCATGAGTCAAGCCGCTCTCGACCTGTCTCACAAATCGCCCCTCGCCGAGTTCCTGGACGAACACTTCACGCGCGAGGAACTCGCACACACCCTCGGCACTGCTGCGGCGGACGTGCCCTGGGCGTGTTGGTCCGACGCTCTGTACGAGCCCCTGGCGGAGTTCCTTGGCCGCCCCGGCAAGGAGTTCCGCGCACGACTCGTCCAAGCCGCCTTCACCATCGGCGGCGGCCGGGAAATGGCACCTGAACTGCCGGCGATCATCGAAGCCATCCACGCCGGCTCACTCATCATCGACGATATCGAGGACGACTCCGCGTACCGACGCGGCGCCCCCGCTTTGCACGTGCGCTACGGCATGGCGCGTGCGCTCAACGCCGGCTCGTTGCTCTACTTCTGGCCTCACGAGCTGCTCGGTCGCATTCAGCTACATGCGACGGTGGAGTTGGCGATTCGGCGCGCCATCGACCGCACGCTGTTCGCCGCCCACCACGGCCAAGCTCTGGACCTTTCCGTACGCGTGACTTCCCTCGGCCAGGCTGAAGTCGAGAAAGTCGTGAGCACCACCACCCGGCTCAAGACCGGCGCCTTGGTCGGCCTAGCAGCAGAAATTGGCGCCCTTGCCGCGGGTGCTCCCGCCGAGGTCACCCGCTCGCTCGCACGCTTTGGCCAGGCCCTGGGGGTTGGTCTGCAAATGGCCGACGACTGGGGTGGCCTCGCCAGCGAATCACGCTGTCACAAGGGCCATGAAGACCTACTCCTC
The nucleotide sequence above comes from Polyangiaceae bacterium. Encoded proteins:
- a CDS encoding polyprenyl synthetase family protein, which produces MSQAALDLSHKSPLAEFLDEHFTREELAHTLGTAAADVPWACWSDALYEPLAEFLGRPGKEFRARLVQAAFTIGGGREMAPELPAIIEAIHAGSLIIDDIEDDSAYRRGAPALHVRYGMARALNAGSLLYFWPHELLGRIQLHATVELAIRRAIDRTLFAAHHGQALDLSVRVTSLGQAEVEKVVSTTTRLKTGALVGLAAEIGALAAGAPAEVTRSLARFGQALGVGLQMADDWGGLASESRCHKGHEDLLLSRPTWPWAWAAQRLEPAAYARLLAQAQKVHDHELHPEHVSEALRDTLTRYAPAVIHQTLTRATRELAHVVGPSAALTDLEAQVRVLEASYV